The following proteins are co-located in the Diaphorobacter sp. HDW4B genome:
- a CDS encoding transglycosylase SLT domain-containing protein, with the protein MRLLQILGLASLVWLAGCATNNAPAPSAHKAKPATETTAAAKHITPSYPTAPLSPISPYELTGSNYDVTGIRAPSDLWDRIRRGFSMPDLQNDLVRDREQWYSTRPDYMFRMTERSSKYLFHIVEELERRGMPTELALLPYIESAFNPQAVSTAKAAGMWQFMPATGTYFDLKQNAFRDDRRDVLASTKAALDYLQKLYGMFGDWHLALAAYNWGEGSVARAIARNEKLGLGTSYEELNMPNETRYYVPKLQAVKNIVANPTRFNSELPLIENHPYFQAVDITRDIDVSLVASLAGIREEDFRALNPSFHKPVILAAGTPRILLPWDNAQVFRKNLEARNQGQYASWTVWSVPNTMTVANAATRLGIDESDLRKINGIPPRMMIKAGSALMIPRAATTQQDVSSQLADNGQISFTPEIVNRRTVVRATKRGETVAAIAARYKVSATDVADWNDVKTSSRFKGGEQVTMYLPVRLTTASFANNPRHAKAQAESSSTRTAAKSKGNNNAKAAPARTTAKSAAAAPRKTAASAAPAAKRKR; encoded by the coding sequence ATGAGACTTCTCCAAATTCTCGGACTCGCCAGCCTCGTCTGGCTTGCTGGTTGCGCGACCAACAATGCCCCAGCGCCCAGCGCGCACAAGGCCAAGCCTGCGACGGAAACCACCGCCGCGGCCAAGCACATCACCCCCAGCTATCCCACCGCTCCCCTGTCCCCCATCTCGCCCTATGAGCTGACGGGCTCCAACTACGATGTCACCGGCATCCGCGCGCCGTCCGATCTGTGGGACCGCATTCGCCGCGGCTTTTCCATGCCCGATCTGCAGAATGATCTGGTGCGTGACCGCGAGCAGTGGTACTCCACGCGTCCGGACTACATGTTCCGCATGACCGAGCGTTCGAGCAAATACCTGTTCCACATCGTCGAAGAGCTGGAACGCCGAGGCATGCCGACCGAGTTGGCACTGCTTCCCTATATCGAAAGCGCATTCAATCCGCAAGCCGTCTCGACCGCCAAGGCCGCCGGCATGTGGCAGTTCATGCCCGCCACGGGCACCTATTTCGACCTGAAGCAGAACGCCTTCCGCGACGACCGCCGCGACGTGCTGGCCTCCACCAAGGCCGCGCTCGACTACCTGCAGAAACTCTACGGCATGTTCGGCGACTGGCATCTGGCTTTGGCCGCCTACAACTGGGGCGAAGGCAGCGTGGCTCGCGCCATCGCTCGCAACGAGAAACTCGGCCTCGGCACCAGCTATGAAGAGCTGAACATGCCCAACGAGACGCGCTACTACGTGCCCAAGTTGCAGGCGGTGAAGAACATCGTGGCCAATCCGACACGCTTCAACTCCGAGTTGCCGCTGATCGAGAACCACCCCTACTTCCAGGCCGTGGACATCACGCGCGACATCGACGTATCCCTCGTCGCCAGCCTCGCCGGCATCCGCGAAGAAGACTTCCGCGCGCTCAATCCCTCATTCCACAAGCCCGTGATTCTGGCCGCAGGCACACCGCGCATCCTGCTGCCCTGGGACAACGCGCAGGTATTCCGCAAGAACCTCGAAGCGCGCAACCAAGGTCAATATGCGAGCTGGACGGTCTGGAGCGTGCCCAACACCATGACCGTGGCCAACGCCGCCACCCGCCTCGGTATCGACGAATCCGACCTGCGCAAGATCAATGGCATTCCGCCACGCATGATGATCAAGGCTGGTTCCGCCCTGATGATTCCGCGCGCCGCGACCACCCAGCAAGACGTATCGAGCCAGTTGGCCGACAACGGCCAGATCTCGTTCACGCCCGAAATCGTGAACCGCCGCACTGTCGTGCGCGCCACCAAGCGCGGTGAGACCGTCGCCGCCATTGCTGCACGCTACAAGGTCAGCGCCACCGACGTGGCCGACTGGAACGACGTGAAGACCAGCAGCCGCTTCAAGGGTGGCGAGCAGGTCACCATGTATCTGCCCGTGCGCTTGACGACTGCGTCTTTCGCCAACAACCCCAGACACGCCAAGGCACAGGCCGAGTCCTCCAGCACCCGGACCGCAGCCAAGAGCAAAGGCAACAACAACGCCAAAGCAGCGCCTGCCAGAACAACAGCCAAGTCGGCTGCTGCGGCCCCACGCAAGACAGCCGCTTCCGCCGCACCAGCCGCCAAACGCAAGCGCTGA
- a CDS encoding ABC transporter substrate-binding protein, with protein MAISSITRRQLGLRAASALVACAAGSQWPAQAQLGPRTNAPLRIAVGGKGDLYYLPLTVAERLGYFRDEGLRVEIEDFPGGSLAMEAVRSGQADVGCGAYERLIEQQAMGFNYRSLVLMGRTPQMVLAASIHNWPKKPLSNYKDLRIGIAAPGSSSQFFANLWLIQAGISAEQVEFVGVGSGSGAITALKQGRIHAVCHVDPLITLLEQRGEVRILADTRSLKGSADFYGGPMPGACMYVPQMFAQRRSREVQSLVNAMVHALKWMQTAGPVDLARVVPMQYWLEDRGAYLAAFEKVRQTLSPDGLMPGEGPATALKAIARLRESQTAPRVNLALTYNNEWVMRAKEKFQV; from the coding sequence ATGGCCATTTCATCCATCACCCGCCGACAACTGGGCCTGCGAGCAGCATCCGCGCTCGTGGCGTGCGCCGCTGGTTCCCAGTGGCCTGCGCAGGCGCAGCTGGGCCCGCGTACGAATGCGCCGTTGCGCATTGCGGTGGGTGGCAAGGGGGATTTGTACTATCTGCCGCTCACGGTGGCCGAGCGTCTCGGGTATTTCCGCGACGAGGGCCTGCGTGTCGAGATCGAGGATTTCCCCGGCGGCTCGCTGGCCATGGAGGCCGTGCGCAGCGGTCAGGCCGATGTGGGCTGCGGAGCCTATGAGCGCTTGATCGAGCAGCAAGCCATGGGCTTCAACTACCGCAGTCTGGTGCTGATGGGGCGCACGCCGCAGATGGTGCTGGCCGCATCGATCCACAACTGGCCCAAGAAGCCGCTCAGCAATTACAAGGACTTGCGCATCGGCATCGCCGCACCGGGATCGTCGTCGCAGTTCTTTGCCAATCTGTGGCTGATTCAGGCAGGCATTTCAGCAGAGCAGGTCGAGTTTGTGGGCGTGGGCAGCGGCTCGGGAGCGATCACCGCGTTGAAGCAAGGGCGCATCCACGCGGTGTGCCATGTCGATCCGCTGATCACTTTGCTGGAGCAGCGCGGCGAGGTGCGCATTCTGGCCGACACGCGCTCGCTCAAGGGGTCGGCGGATTTCTATGGCGGCCCCATGCCGGGTGCCTGCATGTATGTGCCGCAGATGTTCGCCCAACGCCGTTCGCGCGAGGTGCAGTCGCTGGTGAATGCGATGGTGCATGCGCTCAAGTGGATGCAGACCGCTGGCCCGGTGGATCTGGCGCGCGTGGTTCCGATGCAGTACTGGCTCGAAGACCGTGGTGCCTATCTGGCGGCGTTCGAGAAGGTGCGCCAGACGCTGTCGCCCGATGGACTGATGCCCGGCGAAGGCCCGGCCACGGCGCTCAAGGCGATTGCCCGTTTGCGCGAGAGCCAGACGGCACCGCGCGTGAATCTGGCGCTCACCTACAACAATGAATGGGTGATGCGTGCCAAGGAAAAATTTCAGGTGTAG
- a CDS encoding MAPEG family protein: MHVARFTVAYWCILIAVLLPIGCAMLAKRGSFSMNKDNRDPRRWLAQQTGWRARANAAQANSYEVLPFFIGAVIIAHQLGASQTPLDMLALAFVFLRVLYIVMYVGDMPMARSMIWAAGFAVNIGIFFLGYH; encoded by the coding sequence ATGCATGTTGCGCGTTTCACCGTCGCCTATTGGTGCATTCTGATCGCCGTGTTGTTGCCCATTGGCTGCGCAATGCTGGCCAAGCGCGGCAGCTTCAGCATGAACAAGGACAACCGCGATCCGCGCCGTTGGCTGGCCCAGCAAACCGGCTGGCGTGCCCGTGCGAACGCCGCTCAGGCCAACAGCTACGAGGTGCTGCCGTTCTTCATCGGCGCGGTCATCATCGCCCACCAACTCGGAGCCTCGCAGACGCCGCTTGACATGCTGGCGCTGGCCTTCGTGTTCCTGCGCGTGCTCTACATCGTGATGTACGTGGGGGACATGCCCATGGCGCGCAGCATGATCTGGGCGGCAGGCTTTGCGGTGAACATCGGCATCTTTTTTCTGGGCTATCACTGA
- the recR gene encoding recombination mediator RecR yields MSDTSSLDALIQALRRLPGVGIKSAQRMAFHLLQHDREGAQMLSRALHEASSSIRHCERCHTFTEAAICEVCSDPGRDVSRLCVVEMPADQSAMERTGAFKGLYFVLMGRLSPLDGVGPKDIGVKKLIERATDGMVQEVILATSFTAEGEATAYAIGEALRPRGLQVTRLARGVPVGSELEFVDLGTIAHALADRR; encoded by the coding sequence ATGTCTGACACCAGTTCTCTGGACGCTCTGATTCAGGCGCTGCGGCGCTTGCCGGGCGTGGGCATCAAGTCGGCGCAGCGCATGGCTTTTCACCTGTTGCAGCACGATCGCGAGGGCGCGCAGATGCTCTCGCGCGCGCTGCACGAGGCGTCCAGCTCGATCCGCCATTGCGAGCGCTGCCACACCTTCACCGAAGCGGCCATCTGCGAGGTCTGCAGCGATCCGGGGCGCGATGTCTCGCGGCTGTGCGTGGTCGAAATGCCTGCCGACCAGTCGGCCATGGAGCGTACCGGCGCGTTCAAGGGCCTGTACTTTGTGCTGATGGGCCGCCTGTCGCCGCTCGACGGTGTGGGCCCCAAAGACATTGGCGTCAAAAAACTCATCGAACGCGCGACCGATGGCATGGTGCAGGAAGTCATTCTCGCCACCAGCTTCACCGCCGAGGGCGAAGCCACGGCCTATGCGATCGGCGAGGCGCTGAGGCCGCGCGGCTTGCAGGTCACGCGTCTGGCGCGCGGCGTGCCGGTGGGCAGCGAACTCGAATTCGTCGATCTGGGCACCATTGCTCACGCGCTGGCTGACCGTCGTTAG
- a CDS encoding YbaB/EbfC family nucleoid-associated protein produces MFNKGQLAGLMKQAQAMQDNMKKAQDELGNIEVEGESGAGLVKVVMTCKHDVKRVTIDPSLLADDKDMLEDLVAAAFNAAVRKAEETSSEKMAKITAGMPGLPGGMKFPF; encoded by the coding sequence ATGTTCAACAAGGGACAGCTCGCCGGTCTGATGAAGCAAGCTCAGGCGATGCAGGACAACATGAAGAAGGCTCAGGACGAGCTGGGCAACATCGAAGTCGAAGGCGAATCCGGTGCCGGTCTGGTCAAGGTGGTGATGACCTGCAAGCACGACGTCAAGCGCGTGACCATCGACCCCAGCCTGCTGGCCGACGACAAGGACATGCTGGAAGACCTCGTGGCTGCCGCTTTCAACGCCGCCGTGCGCAAGGCTGAAGAAACATCGTCGGAAAAGATGGCCAAGATCACCGCGGGCATGCCCGGTCTGCCAGGCGGCATGAAGTTCCCATTCTGA
- the dnaX gene encoding DNA polymerase III subunit gamma/tau, whose protein sequence is MSYLVLARKYRPKTFSEMVGQEHVVQALTNALTQQRLHHAYLFTGTRGVGKTTVSRILAKSLNCQGPDGQGGITATPCGVCPACMDIDSGRFPDYTELDAASNRGVDEVQGLLEQAVYKPVQGRFKVFMIDEVHMLTNTAFNAMLKTLEEPPEYLKFVLATTDPQKVPVTVLSRCLQFNLRPMAPETVQEHLTRVLGEESVQAEPGALRLLSRAARGSMRDALSLTDQAIAFGSGKLEEAGVRQMLGSVDRTYVFRLIDALARGDGRTVVDTVDELRTNGLSAASTLEEASTVLQRMAVLQAVPNMAASVDTSDTEAQEMARLAGVMSADETQLLYSMCLHGRAELGLAPDEYAALTMVLLRLLAFKKPSDGTSSTATPTAGNPAEAEKKTLTQAEAAPAVEPRQAPQAVSRPVVVQSEPDPVPVEAPPVVQDVVPQRAPVQAYREPAPQPYAQPAPVASDDPPPQRQPQPQSYAPSHEQSHSAMRLPVRTPEEVARPPMDMHDDGMPPPDIDTFDIPVRQAPEPGMRTQAHSLNGHAALQRLVPTAEGEVWYQTVQEMVAAGSIQALVRELALQSQLIARDQDHWLLRVERESLNQPAAREKLRAALEAAGHTKQISVEVGKVLDSPSRRNAYAAAQRQKLAEEIVHGDPRVQQLMREFPGSKIVPGSIRPA, encoded by the coding sequence ATGTCTTATTTAGTGCTTGCCCGTAAATACCGTCCCAAGACCTTCTCCGAGATGGTGGGGCAGGAGCATGTTGTTCAGGCGCTGACCAATGCGCTCACGCAGCAGCGGCTGCACCACGCCTATCTGTTCACCGGCACGCGCGGGGTGGGCAAGACGACGGTGTCGCGCATTCTGGCCAAGTCGCTCAATTGCCAGGGCCCAGACGGGCAGGGCGGGATTACTGCCACGCCTTGTGGGGTCTGTCCGGCGTGCATGGATATCGACAGCGGTCGTTTTCCTGACTACACCGAGCTGGATGCGGCGTCGAACCGCGGTGTGGACGAGGTGCAGGGGCTGCTGGAGCAGGCGGTGTACAAGCCGGTGCAGGGGCGCTTCAAGGTCTTCATGATCGACGAAGTGCACATGCTCACGAACACGGCGTTCAACGCCATGCTGAAAACGCTGGAAGAGCCGCCGGAATACCTCAAGTTCGTGCTGGCGACGACCGATCCGCAGAAGGTGCCGGTGACTGTGCTCAGCCGTTGCCTGCAGTTCAACCTGCGCCCGATGGCTCCCGAGACGGTTCAGGAACATCTGACACGCGTGCTGGGCGAGGAAAGCGTGCAGGCCGAGCCGGGCGCGCTGCGTCTGCTCTCGCGTGCGGCGCGTGGATCGATGCGCGATGCGCTCAGTCTGACCGATCAGGCGATCGCGTTCGGCAGCGGCAAGCTGGAAGAAGCCGGTGTGCGTCAGATGCTGGGCAGTGTGGATCGCACTTATGTGTTCCGGTTGATCGATGCTTTGGCGCGTGGTGATGGTCGCACGGTGGTGGACACCGTGGACGAACTGCGCACGAACGGTCTGTCTGCCGCTTCCACATTGGAAGAGGCGAGCACCGTGTTGCAACGCATGGCCGTGCTGCAGGCGGTGCCCAATATGGCGGCGAGCGTGGATACCAGCGACACCGAGGCTCAGGAAATGGCGCGGCTGGCTGGCGTCATGTCAGCCGATGAGACGCAGTTGCTCTACAGCATGTGTCTGCATGGCCGCGCCGAGTTGGGTCTGGCACCGGATGAATATGCCGCGTTGACCATGGTGCTGCTGCGCTTGCTGGCGTTCAAGAAGCCGTCGGACGGTACATCGAGCACGGCGACACCAACGGCTGGCAACCCAGCCGAGGCTGAAAAAAAAACTCTGACGCAGGCTGAGGCCGCTCCGGCGGTTGAGCCGCGTCAAGCACCTCAGGCGGTTTCTCGACCCGTTGTGGTTCAGTCAGAGCCAGATCCGGTACCGGTCGAAGCGCCGCCTGTCGTTCAGGACGTTGTTCCGCAGCGTGCTCCGGTGCAGGCGTACCGTGAACCTGCTCCGCAGCCATACGCGCAACCAGCGCCGGTTGCAAGCGATGACCCCCCGCCTCAACGTCAACCTCAACCCCAGTCGTACGCGCCCTCGCATGAGCAGAGCCATTCCGCCATGCGACTGCCGGTGCGCACGCCCGAAGAAGTGGCGCGCCCGCCGATGGACATGCATGACGACGGCATGCCGCCCCCTGACATCGATACCTTCGACATTCCTGTGCGCCAGGCGCCAGAACCCGGAATGCGCACACAGGCGCACAGCCTCAACGGCCATGCGGCGCTGCAGCGTCTGGTGCCGACGGCCGAGGGCGAGGTCTGGTATCAGACCGTGCAGGAGATGGTTGCTGCTGGCTCGATCCAAGCGCTGGTGCGTGAGCTGGCTCTGCAGTCGCAGTTGATCGCCCGTGATCAGGATCACTGGTTGCTGCGCGTGGAGCGCGAATCGTTGAACCAGCCAGCAGCACGCGAGAAGCTGCGCGCTGCGCTGGAAGCGGCGGGGCACACGAAGCAGATTTCGGTCGAGGTGGGCAAGGTCTTGGATAGCCCGTCGCGCCGCAACGCCTACGCCGCTGCGCAGCGCCAGAAGCTGGCCGAAGAGATCGTGCACGGCGATCCGCGCGTGCAGCAACTGATGCGCGAATTTCCTGGTTCGAAAATTGTGCCGGGGAGCATCCGTCCGGCTTGA
- a CDS encoding DUF6538 domain-containing protein, which produces MTTLTGLHLRAGIYQLYVVIPTDLQARFGRWRFRKSLGTSNRKEAELRGTVERARLLALFASAKNTPGTLPALSAQTQKVLEPLQGILIPAEANAG; this is translated from the coding sequence GTGACCACCCTCACAGGGCTACATCTCCGAGCTGGCATCTACCAACTGTATGTCGTCATTCCGACAGACCTACAGGCAAGGTTTGGCCGTTGGCGTTTCCGCAAGAGTCTGGGGACTTCCAACCGAAAAGAAGCAGAACTACGCGGGACTGTTGAACGCGCAAGACTGCTGGCGCTCTTCGCCTCAGCCAAGAACACACCGGGCACACTCCCCGCTCTCTCTGCACAGACCCAGAAGGTCTTGGAGCCACTGCAAGGCATCCTCATCCCAGCAGAGGCGAATGCAGGGTGA
- a CDS encoding IS3 family transposase (programmed frameshift), whose protein sequence is MSNQRYPQEFKTEAVKQITERGHKVADVSARLGVSQHSLYQWIKAQGTPAHDRPAQVSQTEELRRLKAELKRVTEERDILKKGRSVLCQAVRVKYAFIKRHEGEYSIRRLCKVMAVHPSGYYAWKAQPMSLRAKDDQRLLGLLKHAWLESGGVYGYRKLTMDMRDLGESCGKHRVARLLKIEGLRSQTGYKRRAGMRGGKPAIVAPNHLQRRFAAAEPNQAWVTDITYIRTHEGWLYLAVVVDLFSRQVVGWSMGSRIDTGLVLDALLMALWRRRPKLPVMVHSDQGSQFTGHDWQGFLRDHNLVSSMSRRGNCHDNAVAESFFQLLKRERIRRQIYPTRDEARADVFNYIEMFYNPKRRHGTAGDISPVEFERRHSQRLNSV, encoded by the exons ATGAGTAACCAAAGATATCCCCAAGAATTCAAGACCGAAGCAGTCAAGCAGATCACTGAGCGCGGCCATAAGGTGGCCGATGTTTCAGCCCGACTAGGCGTAAGTCAGCACAGCCTTTATCAATGGATCAAGGCTCAAGGAACGCCTGCCCATGATCGGCCGGCACAGGTGTCACAAACCGAGGAGTTGCGACGACTGAAGGCTGAACTCAAGCGAGTCACAGAGGAGCGCGACATCCTAAAAAAGG GCCGCAGCGTACTTTGCCAAGCAGTCCGGGTGAAGTACGCATTCATCAAGCGCCATGAAGGTGAGTACAGCATTCGCCGACTGTGCAAGGTCATGGCTGTACACCCTAGCGGCTACTACGCCTGGAAGGCGCAACCGATGAGCCTGCGTGCAAAGGACGATCAACGTCTGTTGGGTCTTCTCAAGCATGCGTGGCTCGAGAGTGGTGGCGTCTATGGCTATCGCAAGCTGACCATGGACATGCGTGATTTGGGCGAGAGCTGCGGCAAGCATCGCGTGGCACGACTGCTCAAAATCGAGGGGCTGCGCTCACAGACGGGCTACAAACGCCGTGCAGGCATGCGTGGCGGCAAACCTGCCATCGTCGCGCCCAATCACTTGCAGCGCCGCTTCGCAGCGGCCGAGCCCAACCAAGCTTGGGTGACTGACATCACATACATCCGCACCCATGAAGGTTGGCTGTATCTGGCGGTGGTGGTTGACCTGTTCTCACGTCAGGTTGTTGGCTGGTCTATGGGCAGCCGCATCGATACTGGCTTGGTGCTCGATGCACTGTTGATGGCCTTGTGGCGTCGCAGGCCTAAGCTGCCTGTCATGGTGCATTCGGATCAGGGTAGTCAGTTTACAGGCCATGACTGGCAGGGCTTTCTGCGAGATCACAATCTGGTCTCCAGCATGAGTCGTCGCGGCAACTGTCACGACAACGCCGTGGCCGAGAGCTTCTTCCAGTTGCTCAAGCGCGAGCGTATTCGCCGCCAGATTTACCCGACGCGCGATGAGGCCAGGGCTGATGTCTTCAACTACATCGAGATGTTTTACAACCCGAAAAGGCGTCATGGCACCGCCGGAGATATCTCTCCGGTAGAGTTCGAAAGACGGCATTCCCAACGGCTCAACAGTGTCTAG
- a CDS encoding cyclase family protein produces the protein MSSSPRFQRRPDGSNWGDFGADDQLGTLNHLQAKQRLAAVAEIREGLSFSLSLPLDVPRAPVLNLRRKGPIIQPAQKNGVPVYRYPLARDTPGATDVISDDSVTLSPQYSTQWDALAHVGSMFDARGDGQFAPTGYNGFCVSDAPSASSETQDFKGTENLSITPMARHGIQGRGVMVNLRRHFGDAPRKVTLQDLLQIFEADRISVRPGDVLCLHSGLADLALTLPDGKLDQLKTSCCVLDGSDQELLNWITDSRIAAIAADNHAVERRNHTLEVERGPLLPLHEHCLFKLGLPLGELWHLTPLATWLDQHQRHAFFLTAAPMYLPGLVGAPVNPIATV, from the coding sequence ATGTCCTCATCCCCTCGCTTTCAGCGCCGCCCCGATGGCTCCAACTGGGGTGATTTCGGCGCCGACGATCAGCTCGGCACGCTCAACCATCTGCAGGCCAAGCAGCGCCTTGCCGCCGTGGCCGAGATCCGCGAGGGTCTTTCGTTTTCGCTCAGCCTGCCGCTCGATGTGCCGCGCGCGCCCGTGCTCAACCTGCGCCGCAAGGGCCCGATCATCCAGCCTGCGCAAAAGAATGGCGTGCCGGTGTACCGTTATCCGCTGGCGCGCGACACGCCCGGTGCCACCGATGTGATCAGCGACGACAGCGTGACGCTTTCGCCGCAGTATTCGACGCAGTGGGATGCGCTCGCGCATGTGGGATCGATGTTCGATGCGCGCGGCGATGGGCAATTCGCGCCCACTGGCTACAACGGCTTTTGCGTGAGCGATGCGCCGAGCGCATCTTCGGAAACGCAGGACTTCAAGGGCACTGAAAACCTGTCGATCACGCCCATGGCCCGTCACGGCATTCAAGGGCGTGGCGTGATGGTGAATCTGCGCCGCCATTTTGGTGATGCGCCGCGCAAGGTGACGCTGCAGGACCTGCTCCAGATTTTCGAGGCCGACCGCATCAGCGTGCGTCCGGGTGATGTGCTGTGCCTGCACTCCGGGCTGGCCGATCTTGCGCTGACGCTGCCCGATGGCAAGTTGGATCAACTCAAGACATCTTGCTGCGTGCTCGATGGCTCCGACCAGGAACTGCTGAACTGGATCACCGACAGCCGCATCGCCGCCATCGCCGCCGACAACCATGCGGTGGAGCGACGCAATCACACGCTGGAAGTCGAGCGCGGCCCACTGCTGCCCTTGCACGAGCATTGCCTGTTCAAGCTGGGGCTGCCGCTGGGCGAACTATGGCATCTCACGCCGCTCGCCACGTGGTTGGACCAGCACCAGCGCCACGCCTTTTTTCTGACGGCCGCGCCCATGTACCTGCCAGGTCTGGTGGGCGCGCCCGTCAATCCGATCGCGACGGTCTGA
- a CDS encoding tripartite tricarboxylate transporter substrate binding protein codes for MRFTFRQPLIALASIALVHGLAHAADYPKDQPITLVVPFSAGGGADNAARIIAQGISEVSGQSVVIDNRAGASGSIGATFVARAKPNGYTVLYDASSFAINPTLRKLPYDAAKDFIPVSQAVSVPNILVASPQAPYNNLSEFIKAAKANPTKYSYASYGPGSLAQMAAELLKKSTGIQAVHVPYKGGAPALVDVMGGQVDVYFANAASSITYVTSGKLKALAVSSAKRMPELPDVPTVEESGVKPFAVEEWNGFFLPAGTPPEVVKQLQDYVQKALALPDVRTKLAKLGLNPVGSNSADFGKFVAAEQKRWGELVKSNGITAN; via the coding sequence ATGCGATTCACTTTCCGCCAACCGCTCATCGCCCTTGCCAGCATAGCGCTCGTTCACGGTCTGGCGCACGCCGCGGACTATCCGAAAGACCAGCCGATCACGCTCGTCGTGCCGTTCTCGGCAGGCGGCGGCGCGGACAATGCGGCGCGCATCATTGCGCAGGGCATCAGCGAGGTCAGCGGCCAGAGCGTCGTGATCGACAACCGTGCGGGCGCCAGCGGCTCCATCGGCGCGACCTTTGTGGCGCGCGCCAAGCCCAACGGCTATACCGTGCTGTACGACGCATCGTCGTTCGCCATCAACCCCACGCTGCGCAAGCTGCCCTACGACGCAGCCAAGGATTTCATCCCCGTCTCGCAGGCCGTGAGCGTGCCCAACATTCTGGTGGCGTCGCCGCAAGCGCCCTACAACAACCTCTCCGAATTCATCAAGGCGGCCAAGGCCAATCCGACCAAGTATTCCTACGCCTCTTACGGCCCGGGAAGCCTGGCGCAGATGGCCGCCGAATTGCTCAAGAAATCCACCGGCATTCAGGCCGTGCATGTGCCCTACAAGGGCGGCGCGCCGGCGCTGGTGGATGTGATGGGCGGGCAGGTCGATGTGTACTTTGCGAACGCGGCGTCGAGCATCACCTACGTGACCAGCGGAAAGCTCAAGGCGCTCGCCGTATCGTCAGCCAAGCGCATGCCGGAGCTGCCCGATGTGCCGACCGTCGAGGAATCCGGTGTGAAGCCGTTCGCGGTCGAGGAATGGAATGGTTTCTTCCTGCCCGCAGGCACGCCGCCGGAAGTCGTCAAGCAATTGCAGGACTATGTGCAGAAGGCGCTTGCACTGCCCGACGTACGCACCAAGCTGGCCAAGCTCGGGCTGAATCCGGTCGGCAGCAACTCGGCTGATTTCGGCAAGTTCGTGGCCGCCGAACAAAAGCGCTGGGGCGAGTTGGTCAAGTCCAACGGCATCACCGCGAACTGA